A single window of Apodemus sylvaticus chromosome 4, mApoSyl1.1, whole genome shotgun sequence DNA harbors:
- the Pcdh18 gene encoding protocadherin-18 isoform X2 encodes MHQMNTKMHFRFALALLMAFFSHDVLGKNLKYRIYEEQRVGSVIARLSEDVADVLLKLPNPSAVRFRAMPRGNSPLLVVNENTGEISIGAKIDREQLCQKNLNCSIEFDVLTLPTEHLQLFHIEVDVLDINDNSPQFSRPVIPIEISESAAVGTRIPLDSAFDPDVGENSLHTYSLSANDYFNIEVRTRTDGAKYAELIVVKELDRELKASYELQLTASDMGVPQRSGSSILKISISDSNDNSPVFEQPSYTIQLLENSPVGTLLLDLNATDPDEGANGRIVYSFSSHVSPKIIETFKIDSERGHLTLFKPVDYEITKSYEIDVQAQDLGPNSIPAHCKIIIKVVDVNDNKPEISINLMSPGKEEVSYVFEGDPIDTFVAIVRVQDKDSGLNGEITCKLHGHGHFKLQKTYENNYLILTNATLDREKRSEYSLTVIAEDKGTPSLSSVRHFTVQVNDINDNPPHFQRSRYEFVISENNSPGAYITTVTATDPDLGENGHVTYTILESSVLGGSITTYVTIDPSNGAIYALRIFDHEEVSQITFVVEARDGGSQKQLSSNTTVVLTIIDENDNAPVVIGPAMHNSTAEISIPKGAESGFHVTRIRVVDRDSGANAEFSCSIVAGNEENVFIMDPRSCDIHTNVSMESIPSTEWALSVIIQDKGNPPLHTKVLLRCMVFDYAESVTSTAMTSVSHASLDVSMIIIISLGAICAVLLVIMVLFATRCNREKKDTRSYNCRVAESTYQHHPKRPSRQIHKGDITLVPTINGTLPIRSHHRSSPSSSPTLERGQMGSRQSHNSHQSLNSLVTISSNHVPENFSLELTHATPAVEVSQLLSMLHQGQYQPRPSFRGNKYSRSYRYALQDMDKFSLKDSGRGDSEAGDSDYDLGRDSPIDRLLGEGFSDLFLTDGRIPAAMRLCTEECRVLGHSDQCWMPPLPSPSSDYRSNMFIPGEEFPAQPQQQHSHQGLDDDSQPAESGEKKKSFSTFGKDSPSDEDSGDSSTSSLLSEMSSVFQRLLPASLDTYSECSEVDRSNSLERRKGPAQSKTGGYPQGVAAWAASTHFQNPASSSGTPLGTHSSVQPSSKWLPAMEEIPENYEEDDFDNVLNHLSDGKHELMDASELVAEINKLLQDVRQS; translated from the exons atgcaccAAATGAATACTAAAATGCACTTTAGATTCGCACTTGCACTTCTGATGGCGTTTTTCAGCCACGATGTCCTGGGGAAGAATCTGAAATACAGGATTTATGAGGAGCAGAGGGTCGGATCGGTAATTGCTAGACTATCAGAAGATGTGGCTGATGTTTTATTGAAGCTACCAAATCCTTCTGCCGTTCGTTTTCGAGCCATGCCACGGGGGAATTCTCCTCTCCTGGTCGTAAATGAGAATACCGGAGAAATAAGCATAGGGGCTAAAATCGACCGCGAACAGCTATGCCAAAAAAACTTGAACTGTTCGATAGAGTTTGACGTGCTCACTCTGCCGACCGAGCATCTGCAGCTGTTCCATATTGAAGTGGACGTGCTGGACATTAATGACAATTCCCCTCAATTCTCGAGACCCGTCATTCCCATTGAGATATCGGAGAGCGCAGCAGTTGGGACTCGCATCCCTCTGGACAGTGCGTTCGACCCAGATGTTGGGGAAAATTCCCTTCACACCTACTCGCTCTCGGctaatgattattttaatatCGAAGTGCGGACCAGGACGGATGGGGCTAAGTATGCTGAACTCATAGTGGTGAAAGAGTTGGATCGTGAGCTGAAGGCTAGCTACGAGCTTCAGCTCACAGCCTCCGACATGGGAGTGCCTCAGAGGTCTGGCTCCTCTATCCTGAAAATCAGCATTTCGGATTCCAATGACAACAGCCCTGTCTTTGAGCAGCCCTCTTACACAATACAACTCTTAGAAAACTCCCCAGTTGGGACCTTGCTCCTCGATCTAAATGCCACCGATCCAGATGAGGGCGCTAATGGGAGAATTGTGTATTCTTTCAGCAGTCATGTGTCTCCCAAAATTATAGAGACTTTTAAGATCGACTCAGAAAGAGGACACTTAACTCTCTTCAAGCCAGTGGATTACGAAATCACCAAGTCCTACGAGATAGACGTTCAAGCCCAAGATTTGGGTCCCAATTCCATCCCTGCTCATTGCAAAATTATAATTAAGGTTGTGGATGTCAATGACAATAAACCTGAAATTAGCATAAACCTCATGTCCCCTGGAAAAGAAGAAGTATCTTATGTTTTTGAAGGGGATCCTATTGATACATTTGTTGCTATCGTCAGGGTTCAAGACAAGGATTCTGGGCTGAATGGGGAAATAACCTGTAAGCTTCATGGGCATGGGCATTTTAAACTTCAGAAGACATATGAAAACAACTACTTAATCTTGACCAATGCCACTCTGGATAGAGAAAAGAGATCTGAGTATAGTTTGACTGTGATTGCTGAGGACAAGGGAACACCCAGCCTCTCTTCAGTGAGACACTTTACTGTTCAAGTCAACGACATAAATGACAatccacctcacttccagaggagccGATATGAATTTGTCATCTCAGAGAATAATTCTCCAGGGGCGTATATCACCACAGTTACAGCCACAGACCCGGATCTTGGTGAAAATGGACATGTGACATACACCATTTTGGAGAGTTCCGTCTTGGGAGGCTCCATTACCACGTACGTAACCATTGACCCATCTAATGGCGCCATATATGCCCTCAGGATCTTTGATCATGAAGAAGTGAGTCAGATCACTTTTGTGGTGGAAGCAAGGGATGGAGGGAGTCAGAAGCAACTCTCCAGCAACACCACAGTCGTGCTGACCATCATTGATGAGAATGACAATGCCCCTGTGGTTATAGGGCCTGCAATGCACAATAGTACTGCAGAAATCTCCATCCCCAAAGGAGCCGAAAGTGGTTTTCACGTCACAAGAATAAGGGTGGTCGACAGAGACTCTGGTGCAAATGCTGAATTCAGCTGCTCCATAGTAGCTGGTAATGAGGAAAACGTCTTTATCATGGATCCAAGGTCATGTGACATTCATACCAATGTTAGCATGGAATCCATTCCTTCTACAGAGTGGGCACTCTCAGTTATCATCCAGGACAAGGGCAATCCTCCTCTGCACACCAAAGTCCTTCTGAGGTGCATGGTCTTTGACTATGCAGAATCTGTCACAAGCACAGCCATGACCTCTGTCAGTCACGCATCCTTGGATGTGTCCATGATCATAATTATTTCCTTAGGAGCCATTTGTGCGGTGTTGCTGGTTATTATGGTACTGTTTGCAACGAGATGtaatagagaaaagaaagacaccAGATCTTACAACTGCAGGGTGGCAGAATCCACGTACCAGCATCATCCCAAAAGGCCATCCAGGCAGATTCACAAAGGAGACATCACACTGGTGCCCACCATCAATGGCACCCTGCCCATCAGATCTCACCACAGATCCTCCCCATCTTCTTCTCCAACCTTGGAGAGGGGGCAAATGGGCAGCCGCCAGAGTCACAACAGTCACCAGTCACTCAACAGTTTGGTGACCATCTCATCAAACCACGTGCCAGAGAATTTTTCATTAGAACTCACTCACGCCACTCCTGCTGTTGAG GTCTCACAGCTTCTCTCGATGCTTCACCAGGGGCAATATCAGCCGCGGCCGAGTTTCCGAGGAAACAAATATTCCAGGAGCTATAG ATATGCCCTTCAAGACATGGATAAATTTAGCTTGAAAGACAGTGGCCGTGGAGACAGTGAAGCAGGAGACAGTGATTATGATTTGGGGCGAGATTCTCCAATAGACAGGCTCCTGGGAGAAGGATTCAGTGACCTCTTCCTCACTGATGGGAGAATTCCAGCAG CAATGAGGCTATGTACAGAGGAGTGCAGAGTCCTGGGCCACTCTGACCAGTGCTGGATGCCCCCACTGCCCTCGCCATCCTCGGACTACAGAAGCAACATGTTTATCCCCGGAGAAGAATTCCCGGCTCAACCTCAGCAGCAGCATTCTCATCAGGGTCTTGATGATGACAGCCAGCCTGCAGAAtctggagagaagaaaaagagcttTTCCACCTTTGGGAAGGACTCCCCTAGCGACGAGGATTCGGGGGACTCTAGCACATCATCTCTGCTATCGGAAATGAGCAGTGTGTTCCAGCGCCTTCTCCCCGCATCCCTAGATACCTATTCTGAATGCAGCGAAGTGGACCGGTCCAACTCCCTGGAACGTCGAAAGGGCCCGGCGCAGAGTAAAACCGGGGGTTACCCGCAAGGGGTTGCGGCCTGGGCAGCCAGCACACATTTTCAGAACCCCGCCAGCAGCTCTGGGACCCCTCTGGGGACTCACTCCAGTGTGCAACCTTCTTCCAAGTGGCTGCCAGCTATGGAGGAGATCCCTGAAAACTACGAGGAAGATGATTTTGACAATGTGCTTAACCATCTTAGCGATGGGAAACACGAACTCATGGATGCCAGCGAGCTGGTGGCTGAGATCAACAAACTGCTTCAAGACGTCCGCCAGAGCTAG
- the Pcdh18 gene encoding protocadherin-18 isoform X1, which produces MHQMNTKMHFRFALALLMAFFSHDVLGKNLKYRIYEEQRVGSVIARLSEDVADVLLKLPNPSAVRFRAMPRGNSPLLVVNENTGEISIGAKIDREQLCQKNLNCSIEFDVLTLPTEHLQLFHIEVDVLDINDNSPQFSRPVIPIEISESAAVGTRIPLDSAFDPDVGENSLHTYSLSANDYFNIEVRTRTDGAKYAELIVVKELDRELKASYELQLTASDMGVPQRSGSSILKISISDSNDNSPVFEQPSYTIQLLENSPVGTLLLDLNATDPDEGANGRIVYSFSSHVSPKIIETFKIDSERGHLTLFKPVDYEITKSYEIDVQAQDLGPNSIPAHCKIIIKVVDVNDNKPEISINLMSPGKEEVSYVFEGDPIDTFVAIVRVQDKDSGLNGEITCKLHGHGHFKLQKTYENNYLILTNATLDREKRSEYSLTVIAEDKGTPSLSSVRHFTVQVNDINDNPPHFQRSRYEFVISENNSPGAYITTVTATDPDLGENGHVTYTILESSVLGGSITTYVTIDPSNGAIYALRIFDHEEVSQITFVVEARDGGSQKQLSSNTTVVLTIIDENDNAPVVIGPAMHNSTAEISIPKGAESGFHVTRIRVVDRDSGANAEFSCSIVAGNEENVFIMDPRSCDIHTNVSMESIPSTEWALSVIIQDKGNPPLHTKVLLRCMVFDYAESVTSTAMTSVSHASLDVSMIIIISLGAICAVLLVIMVLFATRCNREKKDTRSYNCRVAESTYQHHPKRPSRQIHKGDITLVPTINGTLPIRSHHRSSPSSSPTLERGQMGSRQSHNSHQSLNSLVTISSNHVPENFSLELTHATPAVEQVSQLLSMLHQGQYQPRPSFRGNKYSRSYRYALQDMDKFSLKDSGRGDSEAGDSDYDLGRDSPIDRLLGEGFSDLFLTDGRIPAAMRLCTEECRVLGHSDQCWMPPLPSPSSDYRSNMFIPGEEFPAQPQQQHSHQGLDDDSQPAESGEKKKSFSTFGKDSPSDEDSGDSSTSSLLSEMSSVFQRLLPASLDTYSECSEVDRSNSLERRKGPAQSKTGGYPQGVAAWAASTHFQNPASSSGTPLGTHSSVQPSSKWLPAMEEIPENYEEDDFDNVLNHLSDGKHELMDASELVAEINKLLQDVRQS; this is translated from the exons atgcaccAAATGAATACTAAAATGCACTTTAGATTCGCACTTGCACTTCTGATGGCGTTTTTCAGCCACGATGTCCTGGGGAAGAATCTGAAATACAGGATTTATGAGGAGCAGAGGGTCGGATCGGTAATTGCTAGACTATCAGAAGATGTGGCTGATGTTTTATTGAAGCTACCAAATCCTTCTGCCGTTCGTTTTCGAGCCATGCCACGGGGGAATTCTCCTCTCCTGGTCGTAAATGAGAATACCGGAGAAATAAGCATAGGGGCTAAAATCGACCGCGAACAGCTATGCCAAAAAAACTTGAACTGTTCGATAGAGTTTGACGTGCTCACTCTGCCGACCGAGCATCTGCAGCTGTTCCATATTGAAGTGGACGTGCTGGACATTAATGACAATTCCCCTCAATTCTCGAGACCCGTCATTCCCATTGAGATATCGGAGAGCGCAGCAGTTGGGACTCGCATCCCTCTGGACAGTGCGTTCGACCCAGATGTTGGGGAAAATTCCCTTCACACCTACTCGCTCTCGGctaatgattattttaatatCGAAGTGCGGACCAGGACGGATGGGGCTAAGTATGCTGAACTCATAGTGGTGAAAGAGTTGGATCGTGAGCTGAAGGCTAGCTACGAGCTTCAGCTCACAGCCTCCGACATGGGAGTGCCTCAGAGGTCTGGCTCCTCTATCCTGAAAATCAGCATTTCGGATTCCAATGACAACAGCCCTGTCTTTGAGCAGCCCTCTTACACAATACAACTCTTAGAAAACTCCCCAGTTGGGACCTTGCTCCTCGATCTAAATGCCACCGATCCAGATGAGGGCGCTAATGGGAGAATTGTGTATTCTTTCAGCAGTCATGTGTCTCCCAAAATTATAGAGACTTTTAAGATCGACTCAGAAAGAGGACACTTAACTCTCTTCAAGCCAGTGGATTACGAAATCACCAAGTCCTACGAGATAGACGTTCAAGCCCAAGATTTGGGTCCCAATTCCATCCCTGCTCATTGCAAAATTATAATTAAGGTTGTGGATGTCAATGACAATAAACCTGAAATTAGCATAAACCTCATGTCCCCTGGAAAAGAAGAAGTATCTTATGTTTTTGAAGGGGATCCTATTGATACATTTGTTGCTATCGTCAGGGTTCAAGACAAGGATTCTGGGCTGAATGGGGAAATAACCTGTAAGCTTCATGGGCATGGGCATTTTAAACTTCAGAAGACATATGAAAACAACTACTTAATCTTGACCAATGCCACTCTGGATAGAGAAAAGAGATCTGAGTATAGTTTGACTGTGATTGCTGAGGACAAGGGAACACCCAGCCTCTCTTCAGTGAGACACTTTACTGTTCAAGTCAACGACATAAATGACAatccacctcacttccagaggagccGATATGAATTTGTCATCTCAGAGAATAATTCTCCAGGGGCGTATATCACCACAGTTACAGCCACAGACCCGGATCTTGGTGAAAATGGACATGTGACATACACCATTTTGGAGAGTTCCGTCTTGGGAGGCTCCATTACCACGTACGTAACCATTGACCCATCTAATGGCGCCATATATGCCCTCAGGATCTTTGATCATGAAGAAGTGAGTCAGATCACTTTTGTGGTGGAAGCAAGGGATGGAGGGAGTCAGAAGCAACTCTCCAGCAACACCACAGTCGTGCTGACCATCATTGATGAGAATGACAATGCCCCTGTGGTTATAGGGCCTGCAATGCACAATAGTACTGCAGAAATCTCCATCCCCAAAGGAGCCGAAAGTGGTTTTCACGTCACAAGAATAAGGGTGGTCGACAGAGACTCTGGTGCAAATGCTGAATTCAGCTGCTCCATAGTAGCTGGTAATGAGGAAAACGTCTTTATCATGGATCCAAGGTCATGTGACATTCATACCAATGTTAGCATGGAATCCATTCCTTCTACAGAGTGGGCACTCTCAGTTATCATCCAGGACAAGGGCAATCCTCCTCTGCACACCAAAGTCCTTCTGAGGTGCATGGTCTTTGACTATGCAGAATCTGTCACAAGCACAGCCATGACCTCTGTCAGTCACGCATCCTTGGATGTGTCCATGATCATAATTATTTCCTTAGGAGCCATTTGTGCGGTGTTGCTGGTTATTATGGTACTGTTTGCAACGAGATGtaatagagaaaagaaagacaccAGATCTTACAACTGCAGGGTGGCAGAATCCACGTACCAGCATCATCCCAAAAGGCCATCCAGGCAGATTCACAAAGGAGACATCACACTGGTGCCCACCATCAATGGCACCCTGCCCATCAGATCTCACCACAGATCCTCCCCATCTTCTTCTCCAACCTTGGAGAGGGGGCAAATGGGCAGCCGCCAGAGTCACAACAGTCACCAGTCACTCAACAGTTTGGTGACCATCTCATCAAACCACGTGCCAGAGAATTTTTCATTAGAACTCACTCACGCCACTCCTGCTGTTGAG CAGGTCTCACAGCTTCTCTCGATGCTTCACCAGGGGCAATATCAGCCGCGGCCGAGTTTCCGAGGAAACAAATATTCCAGGAGCTATAG ATATGCCCTTCAAGACATGGATAAATTTAGCTTGAAAGACAGTGGCCGTGGAGACAGTGAAGCAGGAGACAGTGATTATGATTTGGGGCGAGATTCTCCAATAGACAGGCTCCTGGGAGAAGGATTCAGTGACCTCTTCCTCACTGATGGGAGAATTCCAGCAG CAATGAGGCTATGTACAGAGGAGTGCAGAGTCCTGGGCCACTCTGACCAGTGCTGGATGCCCCCACTGCCCTCGCCATCCTCGGACTACAGAAGCAACATGTTTATCCCCGGAGAAGAATTCCCGGCTCAACCTCAGCAGCAGCATTCTCATCAGGGTCTTGATGATGACAGCCAGCCTGCAGAAtctggagagaagaaaaagagcttTTCCACCTTTGGGAAGGACTCCCCTAGCGACGAGGATTCGGGGGACTCTAGCACATCATCTCTGCTATCGGAAATGAGCAGTGTGTTCCAGCGCCTTCTCCCCGCATCCCTAGATACCTATTCTGAATGCAGCGAAGTGGACCGGTCCAACTCCCTGGAACGTCGAAAGGGCCCGGCGCAGAGTAAAACCGGGGGTTACCCGCAAGGGGTTGCGGCCTGGGCAGCCAGCACACATTTTCAGAACCCCGCCAGCAGCTCTGGGACCCCTCTGGGGACTCACTCCAGTGTGCAACCTTCTTCCAAGTGGCTGCCAGCTATGGAGGAGATCCCTGAAAACTACGAGGAAGATGATTTTGACAATGTGCTTAACCATCTTAGCGATGGGAAACACGAACTCATGGATGCCAGCGAGCTGGTGGCTGAGATCAACAAACTGCTTCAAGACGTCCGCCAGAGCTAG